The nucleotide sequence CTACTCTTGGAATGTAAACGCTTGGACCCCAATAACTCGGTATTGGACCATGAACTGGCCAAGGCCTATTTGGCTTCCAAACAAGTTGTTTTGGCTCAGCAATATGGTATTTCGGCCTTGAATGCCAGGCCGGATAATCTGTGGGTGTTGAATACCTTGGTAGATATTACGCAACGCCAAGGGTTGGGTATGGATTTGATAAAGGATAAGATCCCTTATAATAATGCCAAGCTCCAAGAAAATCTTGCTTTGATCTATTTTAGACAGGAAAACTACGAAAGCGCCTTGAAAATACTTAACGGTATGAAAATTTCGGCATTTTCCAAAGATCTTTCCTCGAGAATACACAACCACATCAAGAGCAGGGAAAATACTGAAATTCAAAAGGATTCAATTATTGTGGAGGTCCAAAAAGAAAGCCCCATGGATAATTATGTAACCAATATTTCTGGCTTTTTGGAAAAGAGCGAATTTAAAAGTGCTGCATCCTTAAGTGAGGAGGCCTTGGAGAATTTCCCTGCACAGCCATATTTTTATTACACATACGGACTTAGTTTAAATAAGGTGAAGAAACATAAGGAGGCCATTGCCATATTGGAGTCTGGATTGGACTATTTATTGGACGATGCTGATCTAGCCAATAAGATGTACAAAGAATTGGTAGATGCTAACAATGCTTTGGGAAATTCTTCCAAAGCAAATA is from Arenibacter algicola and encodes:
- a CDS encoding tetratricopeptide repeat protein, with product MRRRGYIFIFALGLVLIPGPSYAQENEFKEEESSEVFLEEYTDEFQEKFFEALKQKGIENYDRAVNLLLECKRLDPNNSVLDHELAKAYLASKQVVLAQQYGISALNARPDNLWVLNTLVDITQRQGLGMDLIKDKIPYNNAKLQENLALIYFRQENYESALKILNGMKISAFSKDLSSRIHNHIKSRENTEIQKDSIIVEVQKESPMDNYVTNISGFLEKSEFKSAASLSEEALENFPAQPYFYYTYGLSLNKVKKHKEAIAILESGLDYLLDDADLANKMYKELVDANNALGNSSKANMYLSKLKSGS